ATATGGCAAGAATCGATACTAAGAAGAGCAAAATAAATGAAACAACCTGGTAGCCTATGATGTCTTTAACGAGGTAACAGATGATAGAGGATAAGACTACAGCAAGAAACGTAGAAAAATATTGGCGAGCAGATGAAGTAAAAGAGGGTGCAGATGCTTTTTCTCTAAACCAATCCTTTGCCTGCCTATCGGCTCCAAGTATGTAAACATCTATATTCCCACTGTAACGAATTAATCTATTCACAAAATTGCCAAGTCGAAACATTGATAGAATATTGCGACTGCGTGGTTTTCCAACAACAATGTGCGTAATATTTTCTTTTTGCGCAAAGTCAACAATGGCCTTAACAATGTCGTAGTTGGTTACTATTCGGAGCTTAATTCCCAGCTGCTTCGTAAGGTTGATGTTCCTGTCAAGTTGTCCCTGTTCTTTCACTGTCAACTTGTGTGAAGTATCTACATAGATGGCCTGGATATTTGCCCCCATGGTATACGACAATGTTTTTGCCCAGCGTAGCAATCGGCTAGAGAAGGGGCTAGGGCCAATGGCAACCAAAAGATGTAACCCCGATTTCCACGGTCCACGGATACGCTTTAACTGCAAGTAGTCGTGTAGCTGCTTGTCTACCCGATCCGCTACGAGGCGCAGTGCCATTTCTCTCAAGGCAGTTATGTTGCCCTTACGAAAGAAATTTTCTATAGCGTCTCTCGACCTTTCTGGAGTATAAATCTTTCCTTCAGATAGTCGTTGAAGCAGCTCCTCGGAGGTCAAGTCAACCAGCTCAATCTCGTCGGCATTTTCAAAGATTTCATCAGGCAAGGTTTCATGCACCACGATACCTGTAATTTGAGCTACCGTTTCTGAACGGCTTTCGAGGTGCTGAACATTTAGGGTTGTGTAAACATCAATACCATTCTCCAAAATCTCCAGAACATCCTGATACCGTTTTGCATGGCGGCTACCAGGAGCATTGGTGTGGGCTAGCTCATCAACCAATACAACCTGTGGTTTGTGCGCTAGGATGCTGTCCAAATCCATTTCCTGAATGGTGGTGGATTTGTATTCCATGCTTAACCGGGGGATTAGTTCAAATCCTTCCACCAGCATGGCTGTTTCTCTACGGTCGTGAGTTTCGACGTAACCTATAATTATGTCACTTCCTTTTTGCTTTTCGGCATGAGCGGTTTGCAGCATGGTGTAGGTTTTACCAACGCCCGCACACATGCCGAAAAATATTTTCAGCTTTCCACGCTTACTCTTTTCTTCTTCCCTATAAAGTGAAGCTAAAAGTTCATCGGGGTTCGGTCTATTTGTGTCGAAACTGCTCATTTTATTTTATCAGTCTCTAAATTTAGTAATAATACATTCACCCTAGGTTCACCCAAACAAATAAACTGTGGCGGTTCTATTAGCGAATCTAGCTTATGCAGCAGCTCCTGTTTTTGTACCGTGCTGTAATTCCTTGCTTTTGCTATTCTATTAACCTGCAAAAGGGCAGCTTGAGGCGAAATATGAGGGTCGAGTCCACTTGCTGATGCAAAGAGCATTTCGGAGGGAACATCGGTATGGCTGTTTAGATTATTGAATTTCAGAAAGTGATTTCTTCGCTCTTGCACAAGCTCTTTCAATTTTGTGCTTGTCAAACCATAGTTGGAACCACCCGAAGGCAATGGGTTATACGAAATGGCGGAAGGTCGAGAGTCAAAATATATACTGCTATCAAACTGTTGGCCTATCAGCATGCTCCCTATTGGCTTTTGGTTGATAGTAATAATGCTGCCATTTGCCTTTGTTGGAAATACAAGCTGCGCAATTCCTGT
The genomic region above belongs to Williamwhitmania sp. and contains:
- a CDS encoding universal stress protein, which gives rise to MSSFDTNRPNPDELLASLYREEEKSKRGKLKIFFGMCAGVGKTYTMLQTAHAEKQKGSDIIIGYVETHDRRETAMLVEGFELIPRLSMEYKSTTIQEMDLDSILAHKPQVVLVDELAHTNAPGSRHAKRYQDVLEILENGIDVYTTLNVQHLESRSETVAQITGIVVHETLPDEIFENADEIELVDLTSEELLQRLSEGKIYTPERSRDAIENFFRKGNITALREMALRLVADRVDKQLHDYLQLKRIRGPWKSGLHLLVAIGPSPFSSRLLRWAKTLSYTMGANIQAIYVDTSHKLTVKEQGQLDRNINLTKQLGIKLRIVTNYDIVKAIVDFAQKENITHIVVGKPRSRNILSMFRLGNFVNRLIRYSGNIDVYILGADRQAKDWFREKASAPSFTSSARQYFSTFLAVVLSSIICYLVKDIIGYQVVSFILLFLVSILAI
- the kdpC gene encoding potassium-transporting ATPase subunit KdpC, which translates into the protein MKTIAISLKIFLFFTVLTGVAYPLFITGIAQLVFPTKANGSIITINQKPIGSMLIGQQFDSSIYFDSRPSAISYNPLPSGGSNYGLTSTKLKELVQERRNHFLKFNNLNSHTDVPSEMLFASASGLDPHISPQAALLQVNRIAKARNYSTVQKQELLHKLDSLIEPPQFICLGEPRVNVLLLNLETDKIK